A stretch of Anas acuta chromosome 3, bAnaAcu1.1, whole genome shotgun sequence DNA encodes these proteins:
- the GGPS1 gene encoding geranylgeranyl pyrophosphate synthase isoform X2, translating into MLHNASLLVDDIEDNSKLRRGFPVAHSIYGIPSVINCANYVYFLGLEKVLTLDHPDAVKVFTRQLLELHKGQGLDIYWRDTYTCPTEAEYKAMVLQKTGGLFGLAVGLMQLFSNYKEDLKPLLNTLGLFFQIRDDYANLHSKEYSENKSFCEDLTEGKFSFPTIHAIWSKPESTQVQNILRQRTENIDIKKYCVHYLENVGSFEYTRNTLKELESEAYKQIESLGGNPELVALVEQLSKMFKETEN; encoded by the coding sequence ATGTTGCACAATGCAAGCCTGCTTGTGGATGATATTGAAGATAACTCAAAGCTACGGCGGGGCTTTCCAGTGGCTCACAGTATCTATGGAATTCCATCAGTAATCAACTGTGCTAATTATGTGTATTTCCTTGGCTTAGAGAAGGTTTTAACCCTTGATCACCCAGATGCTGTTAAAGTTTTTACCCGTCAGCTGCTGGAACTCCATAAAGGTCAAGGCCTGGATATTTACTGGAGGGATACTTACACCTGTCCTACAGAAGCTGAATACAAAGCTATGGTGCTACAAAAGACAGGTGGTCTCTTTGGATTGGCTGTAGGCCTCATGCAGCTCTTCTCAAATTataaagaagacttaaaaccaCTTCTTAACACACTCGGTCTCTTCTTCCAGATAAGAGATGACTATGCCAACTTGCACTCCAAAGAATATAGTGAAAACAAGAGTTTTTGTGAAGACTTAACTGAGGGCAAGTTCTCATTCCCAACCATTCATGCCATTTGGTCAAAACCTGAAAGTACTCAGGTGCAAAACATTTTACGCCAAAGGACAGAAAACatagatataaaaaaatactgtgtgcaTTACCTTGAAAATGTGGGTTCATTTGAGTACACTCGAAATACGTTAAAGGAGCTTGAATCTGAAGCCTATAAACAAATTGAATCACTAGGGGGAAACCCTGAGCTTGTAGCACTAGTTGAACAGCTGAGCAAAATGttcaaagaaactgaaaattaa